The Candidatus Marinimicrobia bacterium CG08_land_8_20_14_0_20_45_22 genome contains the following window.
GATTGTCGGGAAGACGCGACCAATCGGCGGTCATAGCGTCGCTACTGTTGACCGAGCGAAGCGCAAGAACGTTTTCATACGTCCGCTGATCGCCCATGACGCCGACTGTTTTAACCGTTAGAAAAACGGCGAATGCCTGCCAAACTTTATCGTAAAATCCGGCGGCGCGGAGTTCTTCGATAAAAATTGCATCTGCCCGACGCAGGAGATCAAGTCGTTTCGGCGTGATTTCGCCGACGATGCGAACGCCCAAACCCGGCCCGGGAAAAGGATGACGATTTAAGATCAGTTCAGGAATTCCCAGTTCGCGCCCGATTTTTCTCACTTCATCCTTGAACAAATGATTGAACGGTTCGATTAGTTTGAGATTCATTTTTTTGGGCAAACCGCCGACATTATGGTGCGATTTGATGACTTGCGACGGACCGGCGACAGACCGGCTTTCGATGATGTCGGGATAGAGTGTTCCCTGCGCGAGAAATTTCAGGCTGGAATCGTGCGCCGCGAATTTTTCAAACGCGCGGATAAATTCTTTACCAATGATCTTGCGCTTCCGTTCGGGATCGATGACGCCGCGAAGTACTTTTAAAAATTGTCCAGAACAATTGATCGTTCGGATCGGCAAACCCATTTCTTCCTTCAACTGATGAACGACCCGCGTTTGCTCGTTCAGACGCAGAAGTCCATTGTTGATGAAAACGGGAACGCATTGTTTTCCGATCGCGCGATGCAAAAGCACGCCCATGACAGACGAATCGACGCCGCCGCTAAGCGCCATCAAAACGCGGTCAGAACCGACTTTTTCGCGAATCGCCTGCGTCGTTTCTTCGATAAAGCGTCCGGCGGTCCAGTTTGCACTTAGTTTCGCGACTTTGAAGAGATAATTACTGAGGATTCTCGTCCCTTCGGCGGTGTGAGCAACTTCCGGGTGGAACTGAATACCCAGCAGATTTCTATCTTGACGAACTAATGCGGCAGGCGCGCCGTTTGTCGATTTGGCGATGACGTCAAATCCTTCAGGGATCGAGTCCACATGATCGCCATGACTCATCCAGACCGATGTTGTTCGCGAAACGTCGTCAAAGAGCGGATGCGGTTTATCGATATGGATTTCCGCACGCCCGTATTCGCGGCGATTGTCGGAATGAACTCTGGCTCCGAAATGCCGCGAAATAAGCTGAAGACCATAGCAAATTCCGAGAACTGGCAGATTCATTTCCATAACATCGGAAGCAATTGTTGGCGCGGAATTTTCATAAACGCTGGAAGGACCGCCGCTGAAAATGAGCGCATCTACCTGATTGGCGACGATCTCTTTGGCGGAAACAGTCGGTAGAACAATTTCTGAGTAAACCGAAAGTTCACGAACTCGCCGTGCGATCAACTGCGTATATTGCGATCCAAAATCGACGATCCAAACTTTGCTGACGTGATTCACCGGCTTATATCCCAACGTCCCATGATTTGAGTTCATTTATAAATTCGTAATTCGTGAGGTCGTATTTGATTGGCGTGATAGAGATTTTATTCTTCTTAATAGCCTCGTCGTCCACATCATCGTCCGCCTGAACATCTTCTTTCTGGCCGTCCATCCAGTAATAAACACGTTTTCGTGGATCAATGCGTTTATCGAAACATTCCGCAAAATTCGCCATTCCCTGCCGCGTGATCTGAATACCTCTAATCTCCGATTTCGGAACATTTGGAACATTGATATTCAACAACGTTCTCTTCGGCAATCCTTTAGCGAGAACGGTTTTTGCTATCTTGATAGCGAAATCGGACGCCGTTTGGAAAATGGGATTCGAGCAGGTCGTCAGCGAAACGGCGATCGACGGAATTCCGAGAATCGTACCTTCCGTCGCGGCGGAGACCGTCCCGGAATAAATCACATTGATACCGGCATTCGATCCGAGATTGATGC
Protein-coding sequences here:
- a CDS encoding 5'/3'-nucleotidase SurE, translated to MEIKPYILITNDDGIAAPGIHALVMAMKEIGDVVVVAPDSERSAVGHAITLSDPIRVVDFNKNGLWSGFAVSGTPADCVKIAVGALLERRPSLVVSGINLGSNAGINVIYSGTVSAATEGTILGIPSIAVSLTTCSNPIFQTASDFAIKIAKTVLAKGLPKRTLLNINVPNVPKSEIRGIQITRQGMANFAECFDKRIDPRKRVYYWMDGQKEDVQADDDVDDEAIKKNKISITPIKYDLTNYEFINELKSWDVGI
- a CDS encoding glutamine-hydrolyzing GMP synthase, translating into MNSNHGTLGYKPVNHVSKVWIVDFGSQYTQLIARRVRELSVYSEIVLPTVSAKEIVANQVDALIFSGGPSSVYENSAPTIASDVMEMNLPVLGICYGLQLISRHFGARVHSDNRREYGRAEIHIDKPHPLFDDVSRTTSVWMSHGDHVDSIPEGFDVIAKSTNGAPAALVRQDRNLLGIQFHPEVAHTAEGTRILSNYLFKVAKLSANWTAGRFIEETTQAIREKVGSDRVLMALSGGVDSSVMGVLLHRAIGKQCVPVFINNGLLRLNEQTRVVHQLKEEMGLPIRTINCSGQFLKVLRGVIDPERKRKIIGKEFIRAFEKFAAHDSSLKFLAQGTLYPDIIESRSVAGPSQVIKSHHNVGGLPKKMNLKLIEPFNHLFKDEVRKIGRELGIPELILNRHPFPGPGLGVRIVGEITPKRLDLLRRADAIFIEELRAAGFYDKVWQAFAVFLTVKTVGVMGDQRTYENVLALRSVNSSDAMTADWSRLPDNLLSLVANRIVNEVRGINRVVYDITSKPPGTIEWE